CCACGTCCTATGGAAGAAGAGTATTTGACCTTGTTGAGGCCAATTCGAAATACATTTAGTCTTACTTATTTTTTCTGCTCTCTATAAATTTGTTaatgaaatattgaaactggGTGGTGTTTACACTCTAAATCTGCCCTACtcttgaaggcgtgatccattcatGATTtaaacctattttttttttttttttgaggggGGACCCTGGAATAAGACTTTTTCATTGCCTTAATCGATAGCACTCCGGACAAAGAACATGTGAATCGAATATTGCAGAAATATGGTTCATAAGTTATGATTGATTAAGGAAATGGAAAAGTTAGTAAATCACATCGTATCTTGGTTACAAAGAACGTCAGACCCATAAAATATAAGTTATTTAGGAGCACTTTGGTGTCCACCATCTACCCTGAATGttttaattatgagtttcaagATTactccttagaggcgtctgacgaCAACATTCGTTTATATAACATGTTCCACAGGTGAGGCATAACAATGATTCATTTACTTGTATTTTGAGACAATCATACATGCAAATaggaaaaatttttaaattatgatgaaaaattaCATCCAGGGTGTTTTCCGTgggtttgaatttgaataaagCCTCAATGAGTCTGATCCtgatttttgtcaaattttgatattctgtttcattgaaactaacaaactgaatatgaattttcagtcgaatTGATCGAAAACATAACGAAacgaaaattcgagaaattttagaaaatccctgtatatcggaaacgaagtagctaagacacacatatgagctgtttctgaactcagctcaatgttCTCTATTctcggttttcgtttgtccgtttactcgaGAAACAACCTGTATACCTAACATATTTCTCCTAacatttgaatttttcgaaCCTGAACTAAAGGCTTTAAATTATTAAAAACGTCCATCCATCACTTTGGAATTGCACGGTTTTCCTGTCAAATGAAAAGTTGTTCACcaaaaaattatcgaaatgaaatattggattttctacGAAGTGGTTGTGATAATGAGGTAATGCAAAAATAACCCAATAGATTTCTGATTTGTTCAGAATTCAAGATTGTAAGAGGTAAGAGATGAGAAGAAAGTAAAAAAGGTTTTTATTAGAACTACATAATGATCCAAGAAACAGGTAAGAGTGATGCAGAGAAAAAGTAAAGAGTAAAGAAAATAGCTCTTTCAAACAAAGTTCCCATCTATCTTGACTCCCAGAGGGTCATCAATCTGTAGCGCATTCATTCCCATGGAGTTGCAGTTCGGCGAATCACAAATTTTCATAGTACCTAGAAAATCCTCGACACCACTTCTGAACAGTGTTGCACTTGCCAAGCATTTCTCAGAGTCGCAGGGCGTGCAGCCTCTCTCATACTTGAATTTACCACCATGCCCATTGTTGAACGGATCATAGTAGGATTTATAGAAGCAAGTTTTGTCGTTGCTGTGACAGCTAGAGCTGTTCAAGTTATATCCTCTACCACAActaccaaaataaatttcttcgcAGTGATAACACACAAGTAGTTCtgaaaaaattagatattttGGGTCCTTTTCAATCgaaataaatttgatttttgatCTTCTTATGCCTGCTTGCAACGACTTATGTACGGCAGGCGTAATGAAAGGCTAACTCATATCCCTAATTTCTATAGCACTAACCAGAGCAAAAAGCAATGTAAAGAATACctcttttttccttttttctggTTTTGCAATGGGGCTGTGATATTAAAGATGGTACCTATATACTGAactgaagtaaaaaaaaatcaaggaaaaaaaatgttctttttcTGTATAATTAATGAGAAAGACAAAGGAGTAGTTCCCTGCAAACCAtcatctttattttttttcgggAAATGTCGTATAACACGAAAACTGCTTGAGGTACGAGgatgttttgatatctagttagcctagaccagttgcatgcataaaaaaatattaaaatattgcgttaccatagcaacgaataataactcaGTTGAAAAATATTCGAGCAGAAAACTAACAATAGTGTTCACTTCATGCTTGCTCTCTATATTCCACTGCCTGCCCATGTCGGGGTTTCTGAACTGAATGGTATTAACTAAATTCCCTAGAATTTTGGGTAGTATTCCAACCTGTATTCTTTATCCCACTCTTCACTTTTACACAGAATCCTAATAAAGTTCTTATCAATGCTTAATTTTTTAATCGTTACATGACTAGGTAGGTTCGCTAATTACGAGGATATcttgttagcctagaccagttccatgcataaaaaaaaaatattgcgttaccaaagcaacgaCCAAtacctcattagaagtgtcagtgtgaagtttgaggtcaaaaaagtaaaccagagttacgcaatcaATTAAAAGAtagagatgtccaccgaaattgtgaaaatcgaaaaattggagtatcgagacttcatcaagtacctgcatttaaaagggccaagaggtaagcagatttacgaagatatgcttaataaacttggtgatcaatgtcctcgtatgcgactgtgaaaaattgaattgcaagctgcaaaagaggtaaattttccatagaaGATAATGACCGATCAAGAAATCCAATATCTGTGTCAttgcccgaaaatatcgatgcagttgatgacatgattttatcagaccgtcgccGTCGAGttgagctaaaacggatatctgaaacattgaatatttcatacgaacgcgatcatcatatagttcaatttgtacatgagaaaaattgctgcaaaatggatccccaaatgtttgaatgttgaccaaaagcgtgcaagggtagaagcatcgcgtgcGATCtatgctcaatttgaaaacgatgtagacttcttaaactgaattgttacCATGGATCAGACTCGGGTACATTTCAacgatacagaaacaaagcaacaatcgatggaatggcaacactctggttctccaagacctaagaagttttgtgtccaaaactgtgctggaaaagttcttgtttcagttttttgggattgccatggagtaatcatgattgattttttggataagcgtagaacaataaccgaggattactattcgacaccACTGACCAcactacgggaaaaattaaaaagaaaagacgcggaaagctatccaaaagtgttttgttttttgcaagacaacgcccctgcacacaaatctcatgatttagggtttgaattaggggagactagggagcattgatacatggggaggcttgatacaggcttatatccgcgatctgtagccgttttcaaaagtattatactagtgaacactattctttggcagagggcattgcgtgacgttaatatgtaagggtaacagtagtttgtttgtgaaatattcaacgaagagtgtttcgaggtgagaaattgtaagtttttactcgagttacctaagggttttatgatcatgcattaattcttcggcataaccaaacatttcactgggaaatatgcataaaactactcaatttacagttttattcgcttttcaaaatatatgggtataagatgaaaacataaatcactttaaaaattgctttcagggaggtttgagacatttgtcgtggggaggcctgatacatgtataatcttcaaaaaatattccgtagctagttggataggcctacatgaaggcgtcttcaccatccaacatatcaaagggatttttaaaaaccgtacaatccccatgtatttaacgaagccgacttttcttgtgtggaagtgactaactgacaatttcctgatttttctacacctacaggaccaaagcaagccagtatcattgctgacctacctactgagctgaataatcctctcgattactctcccagtacatcgtatcaatcctcccatatgtggggaggcttgagacagtttgcatgtttttgtgttcaacgttctgtacagaataggatgtttatgttttgcgacttctatatttattttgttgaacgattaattgaagaattatataatataagaaaagtcctgcttcttcatataattccgtttccagaataaaaattccaaaaaacgtatcaaccctccccagtctcccctatatgttacggctaaagatagttgtgaacataaacttaagtgtaaccacagccTATCGACTAcaaatgtagaagctaatagaaaagaagaaaaaaatgtataatcttcaaaaaatattccgtagctagttggataggcctacatgaaggcgtcttcaccatccaacatatcaaagggatttttaaaaaccgtacaatccccatatatttaacgaggccgacttttcttgtgtggaagtgactaactgacaatttcctgatttttctacacctataggaccaaagcaagccagtatcattgctgacctacctactgagctgaataatcctctcgattactctcccagtacatcgtgttcaacgttctgtacagaataagatgtttatgttttgcgacttctatatttattttgttgaacgattgattgaagaattatataatataagaaaagtcctgcttcttcatataattcagtttccagaataaaaattccaaaaaacgtatcaaccctccccagtctcccctactagaacatcccccttattcagcagatttggcttcatcctattatcacctctttcctcaactgaaaaaagtttaaaaggtcgtaaattttcttcgtacgtagaggtaataaaagctgtggaggtctggtttacagagcaagaagaaacattttttttaaaggtcaagagacgttgcaggttcgctgtaataaatgtatccaattaaggggggaatatgttgagtaataaattattttgacattgaaattttgtttggttttatataaggctaagaatttttcagaataacCTCGTAACAATAGGGAATGCTGCACAGAATGAACGTTGAACTTGAAAACAAACATTTGAAATctcagaatatacagggtgtcccatagGAAATAAACGAGGTGACATTAATATTCCCTGTATAACCAAAAATCGTaaagaaattaaatgaaaatatttaaacttCTGAATGGCACTCTCAGTGGGACATCTTCTATAACTTTCGAATTTAGATGGACTTTTGATTTCAGATAGGTATAGTAGTTTTTACGGGAAAATTCGCGAATgaattccagttttttcataatgaaatttagTTCCACGTACCTTTTCCACTGTTCGTTACCCGTGTCCAACATCCCTGAAAGAGAACGCAACCCAGAAGTGTAATTACAATATTCCACACAATTGCCAATTCCATACTGTTTCGTTCAAACCATGCGACCCAAATGAATTAGCAACAATATCCGTGTAATAATAATACAGACCGGTCCACAATTCACGGTGTCAGATGGAAAAGCATCGCGCATACCCAAATAGATAAATATATACCTTGAATTAAAATCGAAATCACATAGTGTGTAATTTGCAATTAATGATTTCCTcttcaatttcatgaattttatcATATGTTGCGGAACATTCAAATTACAGCAAATTCGAATGTTATTGGATTGGATTTGGAGTTGATCGACGGACCATTTTGTAACGGATATTGGAAAAAACATTGCCTGGTTAGTTTTCGGTGAAGTGGAATACAGCGGTACAACCGAATTTTGGGACAGTAGAAAATTTTATCGTTCAGCAGTAGGGAGAATTTTAAGGGTGAAATTATGATAATTGCCTAAAAATGTACATGacttattatttatatttctaCATAAGATATATGTTATTCTCAAGTTATAATTTAAATTCTACTTTCAGCTTTGAAAAATAAACGAACCGTTTTGAAACGTCGGCGTTGTTCCATGAACAATAAGATAGATAGATCCGAAAATTCCAATATTTTAATGCAtttatttgagaaatttttctaCAACATCTATACGGACTATTTCTTAAGAGGGTACTTGGAAAACAAAGTATGGAAACCATTGAGTAACTGTTGAGTAGGCAAAAGACCTTTTTCCGCATAAGTTATTAAATTGCTCAAAACGAGTTTCAGTTCCGTTTAGATTGCATTTAAAAATACTTATCGTTCTCTCCGAgcatatttacaaaaaaaattgtgcCTCATTtgctgaatttattccaagttagaGACTTGCACTCCATCATTCTTGTTGATGGCCACCCGCCATCATACAGAGTGTTAACAGAAAGACCATCCTATCggggaagagtagatgctgctCATGATTTTGGTCACATTCGATCTCGTCggagcaacacaactcccacCTCGACGAATAAGGA
Above is a window of Coccinella septempunctata chromosome 5, icCocSept1.1, whole genome shotgun sequence DNA encoding:
- the LOC123313824 gene encoding uncharacterized protein LOC123313824 isoform X1, yielding MELAIVWNIVITLLGCVLFQGCWTRVTNSGKELLVCYHCEEIYFGSCGRGYNLNSSSCHSNDKTCFYKSYYDPFNNGHGGKFKYERGCTPCDSEKCLASATLFRSGVEDFLGTMKICDSPNCNSMGMNALQIDDPLGVKIDGNFV